The genomic stretch GTTCGCAGAGCGCACTTCACGCTGTGATGTCCAGTGCAGCGCATCCCACTATAAAGCAGGGGTACCATTTAATAGGCAGAACAGACACCAGTTACACATAAAGTGACCTCTTTTTCTTGGAAGGATGATGACAACACAATTtgaaacagaatgaaaaaaaaacagtgaacgATATTGGCGTAAATATGTAAAACAGATAAAATTCCCTGAgagccccccctccctccctttccaCCAAGCAACATAGAAAGCATACTGCGGATGACAGATTGAACAGCAATAAGAACTGAACATCTGGTGAATGAGGGAGCTCCCTGGAAAATTACTGTGACAGAGAAACAGGAGCAGATCCAGTTTCTGGCTTTCCTTAGTAGTTTCATCCGCTAACTCAGACAGAGGTAAGTGTGAAGTACACGCCAAGTATACAGTGCTAAATGATGAAGAGTACATTAAGCTATGTATGCATGACCAGGGATTTTACTGCTATGCCAACTAGGTTTCTAGGATTTTGTTTTGGTATGCTCAGGATACatgaaaaagtgaaaatgagCATATTTTCTGCTACtcagaaatgtttaaaatacacaaacaacaagATCAAAACTCTTGTCACAGGAAAACACgacttaaaatgttttgaaaatggCAGAAGGAAATATTGTATGAATTGACTCAGTGGTAAGAAGCACTATTTGGTCCACAGTGAATTGCAGACTCTTCAATGATAGTacaaaatgtttcaaataaACTACAGAGAGACTAGTTTAAGACTGAATCTACCATTCTTATGTAAACGTATTGATTTAGTATTCACACTTTCTGTAAAACTACTGACGTGTGGGAGGAGAAAGAAATCTGATTCTTTGCTTACTTGAGGAATAACAACTTTTGCAGATGCTGAACATGAGAAGGCTTGATTCTGTGCGTGGAGGCGGGGGGGTTTACTTTATAAGTGACCTCATCTAAGGTTAGCACATGGCAGCTATTGTATGTAATGGTCTCGAGTACAATTTCCACTCAATTTCCAAAGACGTTTGAACTCTTTCATACTGTAATAACAGACACGGTGACACTGGTAATCATTACTGCCTAAGAGGTTAAAAGGTGAACGTATTTTACTagaaagaaataagaaataagtcagcaaaccagatgAGAAGTGCATTTATCTAATTTATCAAGATTAACCATCAATCATTACACTACAGTCTGGTGTGCTCATACATATTCTCACCCAGGAGGGACAACCAAAGCGGATAAACACTTTTGTCGATATGTTCTTCTTGCATCTTGTTGATAGCAAGTGATCTGTCCCTCAGAGCACAGTTCTGCATCTATCACTTTAGATTCAGTGTGGTAAATGGAGAGTAGACACTGGGCCCCATAGTGAAAATAAGTCTACTGCAGCATcaaaattgagcatagcattagttcaagcaggacatgatgtcaagctcagctcacatcccagctatatcagctgatctcaaacagcccaatcaactgatggagcagctgattgatggaagggagtcagctgatagatcacatgatttctttctatgcaaccaatttgCGAATCTCAATCttggcgccctatttaaactgctctggcctgcctactgttgctgcttcctctgcaagccactcTGCAACCTGACTCCACCCCAGCttctccttttcatgctgtgtctgacttatcagtgtcatttctgtttgtcattgatgctactctgttctgttcctggagGGTCTTCGCTGCTGCtttccctgccttaggctttccatgtaggcgcatggaagggcaggcgGGTTTActttctctgcctctgcctttcctcgtttgcacgtggaagggcagggaggtttgctctctctgcctcagagaGGTTTGTTCTCTCTGCCTCAAGCTTTCCTTgcttgcacgtggaagggcagggaggtttgctctctctgcctcagacCTTCCTcgtttgcatgtggaagggcagagaggtttgctctctgcccttatgctttccacataggcgcaggagagaggctttctgcataggcccgagtagtctcgcgtgaccagcctcccttacttcaGAATGGGAGTCTGGGAACATTcgtcttttgttttgtaatagaaatgggcggggatatccagaccacaTGACGGCATTGCCATAGGTGCAGcagtgttacatgtaacagagacgttgcagctctgcaatatagctgaatcaaatgaaatcatatccactttaatctcttcttgcgatgcactgaacacttccttttctgttgtactacggacaacaattcggggaacagcaattccggtgtaggcgggtgtaaggcaaagctaatcagctgtTGGTCGAGGAAGTATGGAAGTACAcagatttggatccaatcacatcactgccgaGGCCATCACTGTCACTAAGGCccgagaggccccagaacaaaGCCATACCTCCAAATAaaaactgcaaatggaaattaagttttctttgactaaagtgttcctgactgaactggaATTACGTTCTCACAGCTATACTCCTCCACCAACTAGTCAAgttatagtttacatccatgtcagtccagactcatatgtagcaaTCACAGTAAACAATGCTTccaatatggatgttgctgcaaagaagctacaaaccCTAATACATGGATGCgccacacacatcttcaacacGCCAGCACAGAAGATCAATACAGTCATCACAGTTTCAAGGTAAATGTTACCAATACAGTTCccaaccaaatgtctccccttctgttccggAGTTGTTGAATGAtgtccagaaaagtgtttttgcagaacattatgatgtcacagtcaagttgaccttgactttttggatataaaatgtcattatttcatCCTACTAGACATTTATGTCAAATTCTGTCATTATTTATgtatgaattcttaagttaatgccaaaaatgtgttttgtgaggttacagtgaccttggccttgaccactaaattctaactaaatcagttcatcttttgGACCAACTAGtggtttgtgctaaatttgagcAAATTCCCTCAATGTGTTCTCCAGATATTGCTTTCACAAGAATGGAATGGACAGGCGGACAGACAAATGGAAAACATGGTGCCTCAAGCCACAGCTGTCGCCAGCTCACAGTCATAAGAAGTCTACCACAATATTATCATCAACATGTTTAATTCCATGTCCCAAAGCACTAACATTATTATCCTAACTGGTAGATATTTTCTGTATAATTGAAAAAGAAAGTATCTTCCAAGCACACTGTTGGATTATCTGTGTCTGCAGCAAGTGGTCAGTCTTAGTCAAACATTATTCTTAGCAACTTTGCTATTGGCTCCCAGTTCAACcagtcacaaaatgaccagaatGTCTTGTCACACAAAGCAGCACCTGTTAGTTTCTCACACCCAAACTGTCTCCCTCACAGCCATCTACTTTAAATACAGGCTACAGAGCATGGGTGTTCAGCTATAGTTGATGAAAAATACCTCAATCTTGAGTTAGAATTTTGCagatctacaaaaaaaaaaaaaaaaaaaaagtcaactggaacttctacaaaaaaaaaaaaaaaaaaaaagtcaactggAACTTCAGGCCAAAACTTTGGTCACTGTCAATTTTATTGAAATTTAATAACTCATTGTTAACAGAAAATGGGTTTGCGAGGCACTGCCTTTCTGCTCCAGTGTTACCTGATGTTGGCAGCAGCCATGTATTTTGATCTCGGAGAACAGGAGGAAAAATGCATCATAGAGGAGATTCCTGAAGACATGCTGGTCAATGGTGAGTCCTGGAGAGGGGAATATTCCTCCTGAGTGTCGTTTACAATCTCAACAGAGGTAATGAATGTGGAATTAGATTTGGAAAACTGTATCATAAATTGCCACGTGATTGCTGAATTACACAGTAATGTAATATGTACCTCCAGGATAGTGTGTCTCTTAGTTCAGCAAGTGCAAAAGCCATTTATGACTTCCAAACTGCCCATTAAGTTAAAGTGTTTGTGAATACCGATTTGCTCTGTGCCTCAACAACCACATACAgccatgaaaacagaaaacattgtGCACTTGGCTGACATTTGTTTTGACGGAAAATACTATATTATGTATACACACtgaatattattaattttaataaATCCCAATATAAAATGCAGAGCTTATGCTTAATTTAACTCTTATCAAAAATGTTACAAGCTTGATGATGACCTTGAATGCTACTACCAGTGAATCTGTATGTGAATGCACTCATGTGAGACTTACGTTCAGGTTACTTCTTGTTGGAGCCTTGGGATTTGAAGGCGTTCTCCCACTCCCCTCACCTCGGCGTCACTGTGACAGTCAGAGACCCAAACCATGAGGTACTGCACTCACAGGAGAGGTTTATCACCAAGCCAGGTTCACTAAAACATGTGCTCACTGGTTTCCCCATTCAAACCAAACCCAAACAAAGATGAAATGCATTTAACACAGCGTCACTTAAGATCAGTGCGGCACGGTTTGATCCATGAGATCGGATCTCTGTTATTGTACAAGATCATCAGTCTCACATCTCAAGCGTAGCTTTTTGCCTCAGTGGTGGAGAAAGTAGGCTATTCAAATCATTCACTTTAGTAAAAGCATTGGTACCACAGAGTAGAAATACATGATTACAAGTTAACGTCCGGGATTCAAAATCTGACTTTAATAAAAGTATATAAGTCAGGCTGCTATAGTATTATATTACTGGACTATtttttattgatgcattaacatAGAAACAGTACTTAATTGTTATTTctggttgaggtggagctaattttaaatgttttatacaCTTTTGGGTAGTTAAAGCTACAACATCATCATATTTTAAATGCtgatcatgttttgtttgtaaaatcATAATCTGAAGATTGTACAGTTGTcaaataaatgaagtggagtaaaaagtacaaaattccctctgaaatgtagtagAATATAAAGaagcacaaaatgaaaatgctgaAGTGAAGTACAAGAACGTCAAAATTGTGTTTGTAAGTattgagtaaatgtaattagaGTAGCGACTTTCCACGACTGCTTTTTCCCAGCTGATGTGGTCccaatataaaacacaatccTTCAGTTTCATTTCAAATTCTTCTTGGAATTTTCTACAATGGCTAGAATTTCTGGACTTTAGTGAGAGAATCTATCAGTTACACCTGATTCATTTTCACATAATAACCCATCACTTCCTGGTTCTTGGCACTCGACTGACCAAAAAGAGCTACAAGTAACGGAAtcacttttcattttgttgaccAAGAACTGAAGAAATGTTGGCCTAACAGTGTCTTTCTTATCCTCTAGGTTTTGATGTCCAAACGCTATGGTAAATTTGCCAAATTCACCTTCACAGCTCACACCTCTGGTCAGCACTTCCTCTGCTTCCAAAccaactccacaaggttttctGTCTTTGCTGGACAGAAGCTGGTGAGACCTatggacacaaacagaaagCTAATTTTGAGAAAGAAGGGAAAATGcagaaacacatacagtattaaaatattaTATTGAACACTCAGTCAAGTCTGtaaattgtattatttttaaatgaccCTCAACTGCTGTAATGTGTTGTACAGAAGCTACATTTGGATGTTCAGATGGGAGAGCATGCCATTGACCCTAACAAAGACAAGGCCAAAGAAAACTTGGAGACTCTGGAGAACAGCCTCAGCCACCTCATAGATCAAATGATGTACATCACCAGGCAGCAGGAGTACCAGAGGGTAAATAAGGATCTTATTGTCCTGTCTGCTAACATAACATGATATGACAGTACATGTGAGTCAATCGCACAACAGGGAGCTCAGAGGAAAAGGCAGGAGCGGTGTGCTACCTGATGTATACGGGAATGATACAAAGCTAGTTTACACAGAGTGTGAGTCACCACAATTTACTGCTGTTACTGCTAGTGAGGATAATCATGCAAGCATGCAATGAATTCAGCCATACTGTACGGCATGTTGTCTTCCTTTGTTACAAAATATAAAGatttttccagatttttttcttcaacttttacattttcctctcattcaggagaaagaggaggtgtTTCGTCAGATCAGTGAGGACACCAACAGTAAAGTGCTCTGGTGGGCTGTGGTGCAgacctctgtgctgctgtccgtTGGTTTTTGGCAGATTAAACGACTCAAAGACTTCTTCATCGCCAAGAAGCTGGTCTGAGGATGACCTCCGACCTGTCAGCTCTGAGCCTGATGACCTTGAACCATGTCCCACTTGTACTTGTGTATATACTACAACAAGTATATCTGATGCATGAAAACACTTAAAACCTAAAAGCTTTCTTCTCCTATTGCAGCTGGTGACATGGATTTAGCTTATAAGGTTAAAAACTATGTatggataaaatgattaaattgtgTGGGTCTGAGATGATGACCATGTCAAAACTACagtaatttttctttttcttgtcctcctcattgttgtttttcaccTCTGCTGCCCTTAAAACTGGACTACATGGCTAAAGCAAATATGTACAACATATAAAAATGTCTCTCAGGActgaacacaaaacaacacagaataTTCAATAATAAAAGCCATTTGAAGAAGAATTATTTTGTGataatttcccttttttaaacaataagcaaaatgaaataaactgctAATTTTATGCATAACTTACCTCATGTTCACATATTAAGCTAGCACTACTTGTGAAAAAGTTTTGTTAGAGGTCTCAATACTTAATCTCAACAGACAGGTATGTATTATAGCTAGCTATGTAACCGcaacatagctaacgttagctttaaaAAACTGACGTCAAGATGCTAGTAACGATAAATATGAAGGAAATAATTAATATAGCAAAACTGACAGTTACTTTAGACGATTAGTCAACAGACAAACGCCTGTGTTTCTGTAACGTTGCTTAGTTTTAACATAAATTAAGGTAACTTACATTACTAGGTCTTAACGTTACTTTCAGCACTCGTTTCTCCCAGAGCCGTTATGTACAGGTATGtagattagctagctagctagctagctaccgAAGTATCGGTAACTAGCTAGCGTTGGCGTTACCAAACTGACGTCCTTAGATGCTAGTAACGATAAATATGgaagaaataattaataaagttAGGCAGGCAGTTACTGTATATTATTagtcaacagaaaaatgcttggGTTTTGGTAACTTAGTTTTGACactgattaaaaataatttacaagACTAACGTTAGCTCTGAACGTTACTCTTAAGCACTCGGTTCTCACAGAGCCGTTAtttatgctagctagctaaaactTAGCATCTAGCCTCACTTGCAGCGGGATGACTCAGGTAACGTAATCCAACGTTACATGTACTTAACGTTACTGTAATAAGGTGTAAGCTGTTGTATGAACTTGACATAAACTTAACAAAATAACAATGTTACAGAAAGTGGCTTAAACCCCCAATTAATGTGACAATTGTAGTAACTTAACACTTAGCTCAATTCGTTTATGCTAACTCCTAATTTAGCAACAACGGGTTAGCAAAGACAGTTAACGTTATCTTATTTCCTCGCAGGTCTTTAGATGTCTTACTGGATCTGCTGCAACTCCTGCTTCCTTTCGCCCAGCGCTGACAGAAAACTAGCTGTCACCACCTGTGGCCATGTCATCTGCAGTGTCTGTTTTCAGAAAGGTAGACACAGATTTATGTTGCTAACTGACAGTCCAGTCAATCACTGTTGGGTTTGCATGTGTTTAAAACAGTGCAGCACCATACAGTAGCTTCACTTCAGTTGTACCTTGCAGATGAAAGTGTGATTAAACAGGGACATCTGTTGGATTGAAAGTGTTATTGCAGAGTTTATGACCCAGTTTTACACCAAGTGTGTTCAAGCCAGGAGCTCCTAACTAAACTTTTCCATGCataagacacaaaaccaccattACATAAGCTATCCCTGAGAAAGACACATTTGAGACCGTGTTTATTATCACACTGGGTCTGATATTGGCCGTTATGTAACAGCAGGGGGAATGAAATCTCTGATCCAGTCATGCTCTGTTAGCGGGTGCTTCTCCTCATATCCTCCAATGAAATAAGAGTGAAATTACACCATTCAACACTGGCTATGTGATTTCTTGAAGTACTCCTGCAGGTCCCTTTGCCCCACTTTGGGAGCCTCTTATCATATTCACAAGCCACAGGCCTGTTCCTGATGGGTCTAATCTCAACCTCAAGAGTTTGATCATGTTTTAATTTGCTCTGGCTTCCAGGGTTAGACCAAGGGATTAAACTTAATTAATTTTGGGTCTCGGGCAAAAGCACTTTTGAGACCCCCTTTTGTTCAGCTCTTGTATTGGATTTAGATTCTACATGCCCTCTGTTCAATTTGAGCCTCGCTGCAACTTAACTGCAACTTTTCTTTCAGGCAAACCAGGCAAGTGTTTAATATGCAGTGCCAAATGCCAAGTATCACCACTCTCCGACCAAGTAAGCATATTCCTCCTCATTAAATGGCATCCTCAGGTGACTGTGGGGGATAACACCAGGCTTTGTAATTGTAGAAACAGACTGATATGATTTAAGAGTCCTATTGTCATTAGAGTCACGTCAAACATCTTTGTTTCAGAGCAGCTCAGAGGTGAAGGCCCTGTTTTTGGACATCAACGTTGTTGCAACCAAACACTTAACGGAAATCAGCAAAGTTTGGTCATTTTCTATCTCatcataaaatattttgttacttGTTCTTATGTCAGTTCAGAATTTAAGTCTGCCTCAGTCAGTGCAAGATGGTTTGAGTTATTTGTTAGTGCAGACATCGCATAGCACTGAGTCCCTTCTTTTTTCAGGTTATAATGTTCCAGGCAAGACATCAGAAGAGACTGTTGACTTACTACCAGCAAAGGGTGAGAGACATCTGTGTTGCTGCAGTGGATGTTTGTTGttgcgtgtgtgtttctttgagaGTTTGCTTTTCTTCATTTGGCAGCCAAtggactttattttttaaattttactaTGTTGAAAATCTGTGACATCTTTTAAACCCCCAGCCATGTAgaacatttgatttaatttgcatactgttttatttgctgcttgctaaaatagatttaaaaaaaaaaaacgctacTTGCAGAAAAATATAGTCACACCTGCATCACCAATCATTTTATCAATTACAGAATGGGAAACTCGAGGAGGCATTTGTCAAGATGAAGCAAGAAATGCAGCAGATGGCAAAGTAAGTCAAACAGTAATGCTTTTCATACATATTCTTAATATTCTTAATATTCTTAAATGCAGTTTATGAGAAGTTAGGTGCCTTTcttattcattattttgtatttgtttcccCTTAAAGGAAGCTGAATGAACAGAGCAACTACATCACTAAGCTGGAAAACTCTCTACAGCATCAGAGGTACAGCATAGAGTAGATTCTTACTAAAGATAATCATGTTAGATACATGCTGATATTCTGATAATGGCTTTTAAAAGATGAGTAACCCATCTGAAAAACCATTTGTTGTATCACTTGTGTTACAATTTTATCCTTAAAATATATAACTCTATTCAAAATGTTTGTTAATGCTTGTAGTTTTGATCTATAGCTGGCAGGTTTTTCTACTTTAACAGCCACTTTGCTCTGTAATTCATCTTCAACTGTTCCACAAATGAGACTATcctgaaaaatatgttttattttccaaaatattTTGCTGATGTTTCT from Epinephelus moara isolate mb chromosome 4, YSFRI_EMoa_1.0, whole genome shotgun sequence encodes the following:
- the si:ch211-255i20.3 gene encoding transmembrane emp24 domain-containing protein 11; this encodes MGLRGTAFLLQCYLMLAAAMYFDLGEQEEKCIIEEIPEDMLVNGYFLLEPWDLKAFSHSPHLGVTVTVRDPNHEVLMSKRYGKFAKFTFTAHTSGQHFLCFQTNSTRFSVFAGQKLKLHLDVQMGEHAIDPNKDKAKENLETLENSLSHLIDQMMYITRQQEYQREKEEVFRQISEDTNSKVLWWAVVQTSVLLSVGFWQIKRLKDFFIAKKLV
- the LOC126389227 gene encoding probable E3 SUMO-protein ligase RNF212 codes for the protein MSYWICCNSCFLSPSADRKLAVTTCGHVICSVCFQKGKPGKCLICSAKCQVSPLSDQSSSEVKALFLDINVVATKHLTEISKVIMFQARHQKRLLTYYQQRNGKLEEAFVKMKQEMQQMAKKLNEQSNYITKLENSLQHQSAKVSSVPQMSHSSHTPHGHKSVLQIPYNSPVSLSRRSSTTNIAENMDVDERSLFRKPNTVPRMSLISPPQDGRMGTVLNRSSKQNMMVNHSARSATVSRFQGSPLTPDVSYSQTSAWKSPIFKPSFRHSMSSLVCPPP